In a genomic window of Larus michahellis chromosome 3, bLarMic1.1, whole genome shotgun sequence:
- the SFT2D1 gene encoding vesicle transport protein SFT2A isoform X1, with translation MEKLRRVLTGQDDEEQGLTTQVLDASTLSFGTRVRWFAICFVAGIVCSILGTALLWLPKGIKLFAVFYTLGNIAALASTCFLMGPLKQLKAMFEPKRLVATVVMLLFLVLTLCAVFWWNKKGLAVLFCILQFLAMTWYSLSYIPFARDAVIKCFSSCLG, from the exons ATGGAGAAGCTGCGGCGGGTGCTGACCGGGCAGGACGACGAGGAACAGGGACTGACGACGCAG GTCCTTGATGCCTCAACACTTAGCTTTGGTACTCGAGTCAGATGGTTTGCCATATGTTTTGTTGCTGGCATTGTATGTTCTATTCTT GGGACAGCATTGCTATGGCTCCCAAAGGGGATCAaactttttgcagtgttttacaCCCTGGGAAATATTGCTGCATTAGCCAG TACATGTTTCCTGATGGGGCCACTGAAGCAATTGAAAGCAATGTTTGAGCCAAAAAGATTAGTAGCTACAGTTGTGATGTTG CTTTTCCTAGTATTGACTCTGTGTGCTGTATTCTGG tGGAACAAAAAAGGTTTGGCAGTGTTATTCTGCATATTGCAGTTCTTGGCAATGACCTG gtatagTCTGTCATATATTCCTTTTGCAAG ggatGCTGTGATTAAATGCTTCTCATCCTGTCTAGGGTAA
- the SFT2D1 gene encoding vesicle transport protein SFT2A isoform X2, protein MRGASPPPRAQPPLCPRPGGEACGCASLPVGPAARQGEWFRPVPSRPVPSRPLRRGAARPGSARSCPSDGMEKLRRVLTGQDDEEQGLTTQDKDLDLTRSLMPQHLALVLESDGLPYVLLLALYVLFFTCFLMGPLKQLKAMFEPKRLVATVVMLLFLVLTLCAVFWWNKKGLAVLFCILQFLAMTWYSLSYIPFARDAVIKCFSSCLG, encoded by the exons ATGCGCGGGGCCTCGCCGCCGCCTCGCGCCCAACCGCCGCTCTGCCCACGGCCAGGGGGTGAAGCCTGTGGGTGCGCGTCACTTCCGGTTGGGCCAGCGGCCCGGCAGGGAGAGTGGttccgtcccgtcccgtcccgtcccgtcccgtcccgtcccctccggcgcggcgcggcccggcccggctcggctcggtCCTGCCCGAGCGACGGCATGGAGAAGCTGCGGCGGGTGCTGACCGGGCAGGACGACGAGGAACAGGGACTGACGACGCAG GATAAAGACTTGGACCTGACAAG GTCCTTGATGCCTCAACACTTAGCTTTGGTACTCGAGTCAGATGGTTTGCCATATGTTTTGTTGCTGGCATTGTATGTTCTATTCTT TACATGTTTCCTGATGGGGCCACTGAAGCAATTGAAAGCAATGTTTGAGCCAAAAAGATTAGTAGCTACAGTTGTGATGTTG CTTTTCCTAGTATTGACTCTGTGTGCTGTATTCTGG tGGAACAAAAAAGGTTTGGCAGTGTTATTCTGCATATTGCAGTTCTTGGCAATGACCTG gtatagTCTGTCATATATTCCTTTTGCAAG ggatGCTGTGATTAAATGCTTCTCATCCTGTCTAGGGTAA